gtaagtattttttatacggGCAAGGGCTCGGATAGTAGTGACCAGTCACAGTGACCCTATCGATACTGCTCCCGAGTATGTGAACGAGCATTGGTACATCGACCTTACCATTAGGACACAAAATCCCACGTAGTAGCATAGCAGTGTCATTACAACTATGGTCTTCTGTAAAGATGTTTGTCCATTTGAGCTCCAGATTCAAGCATGCATCTTTCTTGGTGCCTTTTATGGTcttgaaataagtaaataatgtaAGGTTAGCGCGATCACGAGGAAATTCCGCGTGAAAAATCTCTCTGTATAGCCCGCGGGCCTCAATCACGAGGCATTACGCTGTCGTAATGCCTCGTGAGGCACTCGCGAGATGCCTCGTTAATTAACTTACGCAAGTGAGGCTCGAGGCGTGGCGTAGTGTAGGAGGGACGGGTGCGGATAGTAGAGACCCGGTCGACACTGCTCCTGATAGTGTGTATGAGCATTGGTACGTCGAGCGGCCGCCTCGTGTTCGATCTTCTCTTATGGCTGGAAACAAACAAAGTTGTTAGAAATTTGAAGTTTAACCGTGCGTCACGCCTGTCGTGTGCGGCGCGTTTTAGTACACCTTGCTGTCGGAGTTGTCTGATACACAAagattgatattgggctgtatcCGCGCGCGTTAGTTAACGTCTTTGACGGTGAAAGGGTTAAACACTGAAGTACAGAAGATTTTCTCGCCTAATTTTGACGTTAAGGTACCTATTCAAGTTGGTCGTTACTTCTTTATCATTTCGCAATACTTTGTAAAGAATCCAAATTTCAGCTAACTACATATATCCACTTACTCGTTGAAGATTACAGATCTGCTgacccttaccgggatttgaatcAAACACCAAAAGTACGAGTATCATTGGATTTATTAAGTTAAAACACATCATTCAACCACTgggataaaaataaaagtgcatGAGTAATTTTAGTGCCttaccttccagcttcatcccAGTGCCGAGGCACTTGTCGAATCGACACGCGGGGCACTTTTTCCTCGTGGCCACGGTGACCGGACAGCTGCCGCCGCGCAGACACATGTAGTTCTTTCTGTTTTGGACGGTCCGCTTGAAAAAGCCTTTGCAGGACTCGCAGGAGAATATGCCGTAGTGGAAACCGCTGATTTTGTCGCCGCATATGGGGCAGGGGCTGTAAGGAAAGAAACCATCAGCAACCAGAATagggtatttaattttttttatgagtggtatcagtcgatcaggtttgttttcaggatcaaatgtctgtatcggacccattgtcttaaagcaatacaaaagtcacaaatgatggtcaaagtctggcacccgcactttactggcgaaacgcttctaagaaaatggcaatacatcgtgacgtcaccatgaaacgttagaagccgtttcgatgtatGGAAATCAAAGTGATGCTTTCTAAAACTGACGTGTCGCGGTCTGGGCCCGAAcctggaccgttctagcgtgagccaTGGTAAACGAATTTAATGGAGACATCGAAGCTAGTTTGTGTAGAACTAGCTGAACGCAtgttacatggcgaccctgccctTTACCTGTTAATGAGCTGCTGCCTGCTGATGCCCTGGTGGTGGTGTAGACGGTCTTCGCCTGTATCCTCGTCGTCGGCCGGCGACGCGGGGAACACGGGGTTCTGTTCCCGGTAGAGGCGTTACATGGCGACCGTGCCCTTTACCTGTTAATGAGCTGCTGCCTGCTAATGCCTTGGTGGTGGTGTAGACGGTCTTCGCCTGTATCCTCCTCTTGGCCGGCGACGCGGGGAACATGGGGTTCTGTTCTCGGTAGAAGCGTTACATGGCGACCGTGCCCTTTACCTGTTAATGAGCTGCTGCCTACTGATGCCCTGGTGGTGGTGTAGACGGTCTTCGCCTGTATCCCCGTCTTGGCCGGCGACGCGGGGAACACGGTGTTCTGTTCCCGGTAGAGTCGTTACATGGCGACCGTGCCCTTTACCTGTTAATGAGCTGCTGCCTACTGATGCCCTGGTGGTGGTGTAGACGGTCTTCGCCTGTATCCTCGTCGTCGGCCGGCGACGCGGGGAACACGGGATTCTGTTCTCGGTAGAGGACGTGCGGATGCCGACTCTGAAACGGTTTCAATGTAGTGTTATTTTATGGCGTTTCCTGACAAATTTTCTACTGGTGTTTTTTTTCCTATCTCTGATACAATTATAGGTATTACCTACCATATAACTGCTACTAGCCAATGATGTTAATATGGAGAGGTTATACTTACTCATACATAAGAAGCACCAAAAGATACTTCCATAATAATCATCAAATGTTGAAATAATGCTTCAATTTGTTACACTATTTCAAATTGTCATTTCTAAAAAcgtcataaatcataattagGGTAGGTTCTTCTATTTTCTGTTTATTACAGTACGTATTACTGGTTATATTCTCTTTTATTACAGTCGCATAACCTTACGTCGCCATCCGGTCAGCCAAAGAGTCAACTAAGTATGCGGTCAGCCCTGACGAACGCAACTTTTTATTTACGGAGCTTTAGAAAAAGcctccgaatactagccgagcccgacagCTGCATTTAGCTACTGCTtagcctcctgagacccagaagcatttgttttgtttttgaatttggaatccttagttactcaatgaaagttcaaaatatttttggaatatgtacaaaaatttgtacgcgtACTTAGGGAGGATAAGGAAtgtttatacataaataaaaagtttcgTTTGCAACAATTTCGCTTCCTGGCATACTTTGTTCGTCTTTCGCTTTAGATTGAATGAAACTTATAAATCGCATGGTCAGCTATCAGTATGTGTAAGGaattatatttgattaataatGAGTGAGCAAATCTTGGAAACAATGTACCCCAAATAAAGCATTGTTGTATGATCTGGGACGTGGGCACCTCACAGACAGACGAAACATCCAACTATTTAAACGAACAGTTGGTATTCTACCTATCAGTACATCCTACTATGGTCCACCATGTAAAATAATGCCAAGGAAATATGGATGACTTCCTTTTGTTTCAAGACCGAACGAAACAAAAGAAACGCAACTCTGCTCGAATTGAAAAAGGTTTTAAATTACATTGAAGGAAAGTATACTACGGATAGGACCGAGGGCCTTACGAGGATATTTTACATCAtacaatattattgaagtgaaaacttctttagcggcgctgtgcacttttttttgatggggtaaaaatgttaaactcgcgagagcgtaagacgtgtcattgagttttcacttctgtcggcactcccggagtgcaacccgtttttaGTCTAGGAACTGTCTAACCGTATGGGTTACCATAACACACCAATAAAATTAGTCTCATAccattcgagaaatgggccctaAGGGTAGCGATACGGTAGTCCGGAATTGCGCATTCGAACCCTGTCTGTTTATACCTATCAGTTTAACCAGATTCATTAATGAATGAATATGAGATGTGAAAaaccgctggtggcctagcggtaagagcatgcaatccggaggtagcgggttcgaaccccggctcgtaccaatgagtttttcggtacttatgtacaaaatatcatttgatatttaccagtcgcttttcggtaaaggaaaacatcgtgaggaaaccggactaatcgcaatacgggcctagtctaccctctgggttggaaggtcagatggcagtcgctttcgtaaaagctagtgcccacgccaattactgggattagttgccaagcggaccccaggctcccatgagccgtggcaaaatgctgggacaacgcgagggAGATGATGAGATGTGAAAAGTCTACGACATATTCTAGTATTTCAGTGAAACATTATCGTCCATAATCGAATTTCGTAATaggcaacataaatacacacAAAATAAACAACACAACACTAtcacaaactaaaataaatatgtaataaataaaataaataacaaatttataaaatagtatttaaatCGCTCAAGCATTTATTTTGTGAGAAATATgaattaagaaataaaattggcacataatattatgtaataaagtatgcattttcatttcatagaACAAAATCTACAATCGCTGGTGCATAATTTTgcataaaaaattatataataattttatttgcattGTGTTATAGCTACATAGTTAGTTAGTAAAAAAATCGCTTTGCTGTAGGTATTTATGGGTACAGTAATTTATGGGTTctagccacagacaagacatcctccagactgagcatagtagcgctaccccctctgccacaaatatacggtagttttactccattttcgagtcaaagtgtctttgtgtgacgtccgtgtctttgaacggaccaatcacgacacgggactcgctcacctcgtcccccgcaccccagtatttttggcagcatcggtttcatgaaataattgctctaaactccgtctagaggattcgtaGTTTATGGGTTCTAgcaaaattggacattccattaCCTGGACAGGTGAGTGTGTGGGTGAGAACTCCGAGCTGTAAGAGTAACAGGAAGAGTGCGATGCGTCGCTGTTGTTGCGAGAAAGAGACGGGGTGTAGTGCCGCGACGCTCGCGGACTGGCCGACGGGCTGCTGTAGACACTGGAAACAAATGAATGTCAAATAGGTATAGTgcgtcaaaggactgtcttatttcaaacatagacagagagtcatactatctttgtctaacactagtactagagtcggaccaaaaaaagtctgcagcggatttgatagcccacgcagtgcaagtgtcatttatacgtcataatttcatagaagtttgacgtttaaaataacacttgcactgcgtgggctatcaaatccgctgcagactattcttggtctgactctagcacccaaaagaaaaggatgagtatagttttttttgttcctatttacttagtttatttaggtacttatataaaatattataaatatttatgtgtatATGTTTTAAAGAGTGgtccaggagaacgtaaccatggcaacgagtgacaagaaaaagttgatggGGCATGGTGGTAGCCTTACCTGTGTGTGTACATGGAATGGACGGCGGAGTCCGTGCTGGCGCTGGACTGGACCCGCGGCAGTCTGCCCAGCAGTGGGGAGCCGTGGAGAGCGCCCAGCAACTTGTCCATGCCCACTGACGGCTCGCATTTTAGCTCTGAAAGGAGACATGATATTGACGACTTGTAGGTATTCTTCATGGGGTCAAAAATATTGATAGCTAATTTATAAACCAAAACAATATATATTGACCATTTACGAAACCGCACAATAAACTGCACTTTCTGCATAAATAAGTGTTTAAAAAATTacatcattaaattttgagGTAGGTATCTACTAGAATTCGTATTCCACGTGAAATCATAATGTCAGGCCAAGCGCGCACTACGATTTTTAGTCGTGCGATAATTTTGTCGTAGAAATGCAccgtatgtgtttatatgtcaGCATATACGacaaaaatatatgtaggtattacagcgcgattctaaaatcgtgtcgcaaaaattaaaattagtgcGCGCTTGGCCATACATTTGGTGTAGATACGGGGATAGTCGGTGCTCACCTGACAACTCTCGACTCTCCTTCTTGATGGTGAGGTTCTGTATCTCCCCTGGAGGCTGCGGCATCAGCTGGGCCTCCATCTTGGCTACGGGGGACGAAGGGCGACGCAGCGGGGCGCTTTCCGTGACCACCGATATCTGAAGCAAATAGGTTCATTATTAAAACTTTTCTATAACAATTACAGGTgatactttccatagaaaacgaagctccggggGCTCCGGCCCGGGCAttgcccggtctaacgtgactcATCCTTTATTCATCATCGCTAAACGTTCCACTGATGACATCACAAGACGGTTTGCCAAATGCAGATTGTGGTGTTCACAGATATAAAATTTTTTTCTCAGATGTAATTGGTATCTCCcgaaaaattgtttttgacgGCAACTCCGGGCATGAGTAGAAAGGCGTCTACATGATATTCCCTGGTCCCTATTTTTTCCATAATTACATAGTGTAAACGTCTTATTAGACGCGTGGTGGGCATAGTACGGTCCGCGGGCCAACTCCGACCCGCGAAAGCATTTCCATCCGTCGGTCATtcgaattaattaaaatatggaccgcaaaataataaaaaatcatttGTGCTGCAattctgtctgtgtgtatatgGGTGTGAGGTCCAACACATGTTGGTCGTCCAGGCTTTGGAACTGCTCCGTTTTTAGAGGTTATGGTGATTTTGTTGTCTTTCTTAccacctgaccttccaaccaaaAAGAGCCTTTAGTTGGTGTTTCATGCTTTGCTGCTCTATCTTCAGTTCCTAAGACTAGAAAATTCCAAACTAGAGCTAGATTTTAGGTGAGTAGAATTCCTTACCCGGTTcatactaagactcctctgatGTGGCTGTATGGGCGTGTACTTGAGGTCCAGAACGCGTTGGTCGTCCAGGCTTTGAAACTGCTCCGTTTTGAGAGGCTCCTGCTTTATGGTGACGTTGCGGAGGGTGTCTATGGAGTCCCGAGACGATTGTAGGTCCGGTGAGCTGCATGGGTCGTCTGGAAATAATGTAGGAGGTTATTCAGAATCGTTGGAATTGATAAAAGTCTAACTCTTTTagggtcacttgcaccatcccactaacccgagaataagaggttaaaccgttaacccaatgtcaaattgtactgttaaccatggtaactccaggtttaaccggttaaccccgggttagtggcgcttattcataaaacttagtaaCCTCTTGCAAACGTCtgttaaattttgttattttctaacaaacagaaatgtcaacggtttgttagatttgacaagTTAATTACGTTATCCCCTAATCTGTGGGAAAGCCCGTTTCATGCCCGTTTATATCTCCGAGTATTTTCGTAAATAAAGGAAAGTAGGACCCAGATATGGTTCATTTTCCCTTTTACCTTCAACAATATTTAGAACCGAGTTAAAAATTTAGTATGTACTAGTTTATTATGTCAAAAACatgatagagatagagatagagatctttatttgcataccaTTGTATAGATGTTACATACATGGACCCTGGAAAGGGTGTATTATACATGCAGAAGTGAAATTCTCCTAAACAGCGATGCAACATTTGTTACGTTGCAATATTTGCATGAGAGGTTAAAACAAATGATGAACCTTAACTGAGTCGCTTGACTTCAAACTCGAGTAAATCCATCTGTCAGAGTATGCGATTTTGGTATTTAGTCAAGGTTGAATAGGGTAGATATTTGCTGAGAGGTTCGAATGGgtttacccgagtttgaagttaagcgacacaACTAGCCATTGCTGCAAAATTCCAAGTTGCGGTCCAAGTTGGTACCGGCCAAGATGTTCACGATACAACACGTACGTCTGAACACGTACTCTACCGCCTGGTAAAAGAGGCGTGTTcatatatttgtgagcaccttgcccgctccgatatatctaatggcgactgtacgagtGTGACTATAATTACTCATGTTGACGCTGGTGTCTATGACCATTTCGGAGTCAGACAGCTCTCCTTCCCAGGACATGGGCCTCTCCGTGTCCCCTGGCTCATGTCCGCTGGACGACCGCTTCTTCTTGTTACGCATGTTTACCTGTAAACAAATATgaactttaaccttttcgacgccgtgtcaaacaaaagcggtcactcagacgccacgacaccgaagtgtcaaaactgaaattgagcTTTatacatatgcacgtaggtctatgttgctctgtggtctgtgacggaTTATTCCGTCGTTGTcgttggacctgcggttcgGATATAATCCATCgttggcgtcgaaaaggttataGCCGATTTACATTCTCGTGCGAGCCACGAGCCGAGCAGCGAGCcaagccacgagacgcgagtgtaagcggtgggctcgtggctcgtaagctcatcgagctaatataatttaaacactaacggcacgacataacatttataaccgaaagacaagccgaacgcgagtgtgtcgaggcgagccacgcgCCGCGAATGTAAATCGGCAGTTAGAGTGACATCCCATATCGGAATTCATCTATAAAGGAGATGAAACAAGTGTCGAAAGTCGCGTACAAAGGCTGAGTCAGTTGACGACTTCTGCGCAATCGAACTATACTGAGACTAGTATGAGTTATGAGATGAGTAGATACTTTTACGATTTCAGAACAAATGAGTAgcgttagaccaagaaaattctgcaactATTTTGATAGTGATAGCATACGTagttcaagtgttatttatacgtagtagtagtacctaatcactttattgtacacaacacaacacaggtttacgaAAATAAATTACAGTAATGGAAGTACAAAGGCGATCTTATCCCGATAAGGGATCGCTTCAAGCTAACCTtcggccataattttatagaagtttgacgcctaaaataacacttgcactgcttgTCTTGGTCTAGCTTTGTTAATGCAAAGTGACACGCCTGACATGTGCTTTTCTGCCGCAGCTATACTCTGGCCTAAATCGTACGTATACTCTCGTCATATTGTTTAGATAATTTTGGCGACATTGCTAAGCTACGTAACATTCAgtaagtggacgctcgagttgggcgtgcagcggggcggggcgtgcggcgtgcatgttaaacaaatgcaaacgtataggagcggccttagtgcacgctgctcaaatcccttgggagctcgacgccacgctgcacgccccgccgaacgctccgcttcgagcgtccactcaagcctTACACTAAGGTATATTACCTCGTACTGGTGTTGCGAGAAGTCGATCTTCGATATCTCAGCGTCTGTAGAGTCCTCATCGTGGGGGTCCGAGGATACGCTGATTCGCACCCCGCTCGAGCTATACGAGAATTGACCTGCGATGATAACATAACCTTAAAATACACACACATCTTAACAATTTGTCTAAGTTAAATGTACAGTGAAATAACGGGTATTTATTCAACCCATGGTCATATATATAATGTAAGGTGAATATTTAAgcggcccacagattaccagttcgccggacgatgtctgcctgtcagttaaacgcataAGGTGACAGTTTCGAATAACTGACAGgctatcgtccggcggactggtaatcagacCCTTTAGGTCATACTGCAAAATAAAATGTTGACGTAGAGACATGTGTAACATAAAAAACAACGACATATACGGCTACCACGAGCTTAGCTTGGCACGAGccgacatattcgctaacgtgtGCGTAACTCactttatatatacctacatctcgctcgcacttatgTCAGTACACGCTAGCGAATAAGTCAGTGTCATGTCATGTCAGTGACAagctcgtggtaaggctactgatAGCCGAAATGTTTAGCTACGTTTTAACCTATTCTCTTGATGAAACGTTTGGAAATCTGCAATTACAAAGTTTGCgtgatattaataaatatttttacacacaaAACAAATATGTTAAGTAAACTTTTGATCGCTTAATGTTCCGTAGTGAAGTTGTTAAGTCAATAACATGTGCCGTGAAACGTTAAGCGACCGGCCAATAAGTTTGATGGCCGTCTAGCCGCTCAAACGAACTTCGTTAACTTCGCAGACGGGTTCGGTTGACAATAGCTGTATACGTAGACATATAGATATGTCTGCCAGACAGATCTGTCAATGTAAGGCGGGTTATATGGCACACATCGTGCTTTTCCCCCCAAATGTAAAAGAAGTGTGCAAGAGGAAAGCCATCATGCACGTATGTGAACATTtaatgagtgcgaaagaggatgaaaaaaacgtgaccacttttgagctTCATAGCGTCCGCTAGCGGCCACTTGAATGTACCAAAACATACGGTTAGCCAACtgtgttataagttataagctGTATTATAGTGGGAGTTAGGCATAGGTGTGTGCCGGAGTTTTGACGAAATACGCATCTGTTACATGTGTAGAAcagacttaattttttttaaagcttagaaacaaattaaaagaggAAAAGTTCACTGTCTTCGGTCGGTGgcacttgaacccacgaccaccggATCACTAGCCCGGTGCTCTTCCAGACGGACGAGCTCAGACGAGCTACCAAGACCATACCcaatacagcgaatatttccaccattttTTTTCTTACCATTACTCGTTTCCGGCCCGGACATACTGATCGTCGTCACAGACACATGCCCCCCCTCCACTTTAACCGCCTCCCCCTCAGTCGCCATCACTATTCAAACTACAAAAATCTTCCAAAAATACTCTCAAAAACGTCTATGAAAAATATCTCTCCGTGGCATCTTTCTTGTACTGTGTAAGGCAGGTTGCAGTCTTCGTTTTGTTACATGGTGTCACGAGGGATGGCTATATGTCGGCATTGTGAGGCTGGAAAGAGAGAAAAACTAATTAAGTCACATGGAATCTCACATAAACTAAATAGTGTGGCATGTAATATGGgtaattattagggttccgtagccaaatggcaaaaaacggaacccttatagattcgtcatgtctgtctgtctgtctgtccgtctgtctgtccgtccgtatgtcacagccacttttctccgaaactataagaactatactgttgaaacttggtaagtagatgtattctgtgaaccgcattaagattttcacacaaaaatagaaaaaaaacaataaatttttggggttccccatacttcgaactgaaactcaaaaaatttttttcatcaaacccatacgtgtggggtatctatggataggtcttcaaaaatgatattgaggtttctaatatcatttttttctaaactgaatagtttgcgcgagagacacttccaaagtggtaaaatgtgtgtaacttctgtaacttctaaaataagagaatgataaaactaaaaaaaatatatgatgtacattaccatgtaaacttccaccgaaaattggtttgaacgagatctagtaagtagtttttttttatacgtcataaatcgcctaaatacggaacccttcatgggcgagtccgactcgcacttggccgctttttcataGCACAAGCGTAGAAGTCAAACTAAGGTAACTTTGCGCCGATTTGTACAGAACAAAGTGCGGAAATGTCACGACATAGCCACACCATGTCATTGCGACTCTAACATCCTCATCGGAatgaatcttatttattttaatcttttcaaaaggaggaggttcacATAATTCGGGATGTGGGTCTAAATACTCTAAATAGTTTAAAAGATTCCTATAAGAAGACTGATTTTACCTATTTAGACATGAATGtttgtaatattaatatgcCAACCCTAATTTTCAATGAATTTCAACATTCATCCTGCCAACATTTTGGAATTCCTGTCATTTCCTAGACAATCGTTTCTCCAATAACCCTATAAACTTTTATCTAGCTTCTTGTGGTTAGTTGAGGTTTTGAAttaatttggtttgattttgtttgatattttacggttagtattttccttgcgTTGCGTTAGTGAGGTGAATTTTTTTGTGTTCCACTCGAAAGCCCGCcccgcaacgctcaagattccacttttcgaaacACTCGCTACGGTTcggttttggaatctttcgcttgcacgatCAATATtaacacgagcggttaaacaacaaatttgcccccttgtaaaacaaatattcaATAAAGTTTTTTCTAATTACCGTTCAgggtgtaggtatatttagattaTATCGAAATATCCGTCTACCAACCCGTCACACGTTTGTATTCAGAGCTTTCGACACTGTTTGTACACGTATGTGCGACCTTGCAGCTAGTGACGCGCCGGTGCGAGACAGACATCGATACTTACAAGCGTATGGGGCATCTGAAAATATCGATATCGACATACTTTATGCGAGTGTATAgttaaaaatttacatattgattactCATTTAACTATTGTGGGTTAACAAAAACATTGACAGTGCCTGAGGTATCATTGTCATGTTGCTTGTTAAACCTTGAATGGTAATATTAgcaatgtatttaaataaaaaacctaGTGATTTCACTCATACACATAGCCAAGTGTTAGGTAGATGTCTGGCAGGCAGCCAGTGACGTGATTCAGATATTTTCGAATCGGATATCGATACTCGCCACAAATCCTTGTCTCATCATATCGATAGTTGCATTTAAAGCCACGAGACGAAAGATTACACGCTTTCtccataaatataataaacacgCAAGCTGACATTCCGAAGTATGCCACATGCGGGTATATATCAAATGTTACTTAGATATTTGGTTTCACGCGCACTCCTGCGAGCAGCCAAGCTGTTTGATCATTATCACAAATAATCCacggttaattttattttatttacttaacggAGCTAATCGTTACACCGACGTGAGGCGAGACATCTATTCCTCCACTTGTACTCGAACACATAAACGATAAGTTTGTTACAAGCGACCTTGTCGGCCGCATCGTCACTATGCGTAATAACCGATAGCCGAAGTCATTGGCACTGTTTACTGAGATAGCGGTTATCGCCGAGGCAGTTTCCTAGTGGCTTGTTTTGCT
This genomic window from Cydia amplana chromosome Z, ilCydAmpl1.1, whole genome shotgun sequence contains:
- the LOC134661251 gene encoding nuclear hormone receptor FTZ-F1 beta — encoded protein: MATEGEAVKVEGGHVSVTTISMSGPETSNGQFSYSSSGVRISVSSDPHDEDSTDAEISKIDFSQHQYEVNMRNKKKRSSSGHEPGDTERPMSWEGELSDSEMVIDTSVNMNDPCSSPDLQSSRDSIDTLRNVTIKQEPLKTEQFQSLDDQRVLDLKYTPIQPHQRSLSMNRISVVTESAPLRRPSSPVAKMEAQLMPQPPGEIQNLTIKKESRELSELKCEPSVGMDKLLGALHGSPLLGRLPRVQSSASTDSAVHSMYTHSVYSSPSASPRASRHYTPSLSRNNSDASHSSCYSYSSEFSPTHSPVQSRHPHVLYREQNPVFPASPADDEDTGEDRLHHHQGISRQQLINSPCPICGDKISGFHYGIFSCESCKGFFKRTVQNRKNYMCLRGGSCPVTVATRKKCPACRFDKCLGTGMKLEAIREDRTRGGRSTYQCSYTLSGAVSTGSLLSAPVPPTLRHASSLTCVNGPGSYSRGESSNSRLTPDIPPLLQEIMDVEHLWQYNESELNRLGKSTGSPSANPLLAASGITAQNSSPDFLADLCNIADHRLYKIVKWCKSLPLFKNISIDDQICLLINSWCELLVLSCCYRGVGTPGEVRVGGGRGITLHQAAKLGLTPCIERMLSFTDHLRRLRVDRYEYVALKVIVLLTSDAPELREAEKVRASQEKALGALQAYTASHSPDTPAKFGELLLRIPELQRTCQFFMQVGKEMLNPANKSKDGDGPSFNLLMELLRGDH